The following proteins are encoded in a genomic region of Takifugu flavidus isolate HTHZ2018 chromosome 3, ASM371156v2, whole genome shotgun sequence:
- the LOC130522097 gene encoding GRB10-interacting GYF protein 2-like yields the protein MAQRGIQQLKAEQEPMESSAETWREEVQQLREALAEKEEQLSKAVKRRQMRTVAHVETLTLLNSTQAALKESKLKCASLEETLHIQQQEKEERRRRELMEQEEGLNHKLLVIEVELERQLEEEKQRNNEEKEAMRQQLFRQEEKFKKLLDEERHKYDEKMVEKEESIKQQLMAKEENFNKMVAEVCQRWESTAQKWAQKNEELEHRFQESLSLRQHEEEKQEELQRLSEAILQLELQVLKKQKKKSFWRWTFWKKRKQTTILELPKPSSSSPS from the exons atggcacagagaggaatcCAACAGCTGAAGGCAGAACAAGAACCGATGGAATCATCAGCGGaaacttggagggaagaggtccagcagctcagagaagccctggccgagaaggaggagcagctcagcaaggctgtgaagaggagacagatgagaactgtggcccacgtggagaccctgaccctgctgaacagcacacaagctgctctgaaggagagcaaactcaaatgtgcttctctggaggaaaccctccacattcagcagcaggagaaagaggagagacgcaggagagagctgatggagcaggaggaaggtctgAATCACAAGCTCCTTGTGATCGAGGTGGAACTTgagaggcagctggaggaagagaagcagaggaataatgaagagaaagaggccatgaggcagcagctctttcgaCAAGAAGAAAAGTTCAAGAAACTGCTTGATGAAGAGCGACACAAATATGATGAGAAGATGGTGGAAAAAGAAGAgtcaataaaacagcagctgatggCTAAAGAAGAAAACTTTAACAAGATGGTGGCTGAAGTttgtcagcggtgggagagCACAGCTCAGAAATGGGCACAGAAGaacgaagagctggagcacaggTTCCAGGAGAGCCTAAGTTTGAGGCAAcacgaggaggagaaacaagaggagctccagaggctctctgaagcaatcctccaacttgag cttcaagtattaaagaagcagaagaaaaaaagcttctggagATGGACGTTCtggaaaaagaggaagcaaaCAACAATTCTAGAGCTtccaaagccctcctcctcctctccatcctga
- the LOC130523147 gene encoding L-rhamnose-binding lectin CSL1-like, with product MSFSLVTLLTFLVACWCSGCQGQMMSMAPMGSNLMLSCPRGQEINIVSMVHSNKGFENNAQDFCSSIAPPSCLHPMLMPWSKSICDNLQECRLPKVKKMALTCDVDSSTAISAFYICENKFPDKCTVIACKDQTANLKCENGVIRIIKSNYGRLDQNTCTDTPSENSFCGTKDFEEDVKRMCNGRKECSIPGTAEDQIFYRFCDESPKYVYVSYVCEA from the exons ATGTCTTTCTCACTTGTAACCCTCCTCACCT TCCTGGTTGCCTGTTGGTGTTCAGGATGTCAAG gacaaatgATGAGCATGGCTCCTATGGGTAGCAACCTGATGCTGTCCTGCC CTCGAGGACAGGAGATCAACATCGTGTCAATGGTTCACAGCAACAAGGGGTTTGAGAATAATGCTCAGgacttctgcagcagcattgcACCTCCAAGCTGTTTACATCCCATGTTAATGCCGTGGTCAAAGTCTAT ctgtgataacctgcaggagtgcaggttgcccaaagtaaagaaaatggctttgacGTGCGACGTCGACTCCTCCACCGCCATTTCAGCTTTCTACATTTGTGAGAACAAGTTTCCAG ataaaTGTACTGTCATTGCCTGCAAGGATCAGACTGCCAACTTAAAGTGTG AAAACGGTGTTATTCGCATCATCAAGTCCAATTACGGACGTCTCGACCAGAACACCTGCACAGACACGCCTTCTGAAAACAGCTTCTGTGGAACGAAAGACTTTGAAGAAGATGTGAAACGCAT GTGCAACGGTAGAAAAGAGTGTTCAATTCCAGGCACTGCTGAAGACCAGATATTTTATAGATTCTGTGATGAATCCCCCAAGTATGTGTACGTGTCCTACGTCTGTGAAGCATAA